In Rhizobium sp. N324, a single genomic region encodes these proteins:
- a CDS encoding glycosyltransferase family 4 protein: MATHKPLRILHCFRSPVGGIFRHVRDLVEEHSKAGHQVGILCDSSTGGEYEDSLFDDIRPYLSLGLTRVPIRRSISPSDIATMWDTYKKIKSLRPDVLHGHGAKGGVLARLAGSALRVNRYRVARLYTAHGGSLHYSRSSLSGQFVLRMERLQEYFTDALVFICEYERDTYARKVGKPRTKTRLIYNGISERDFEPIPTRSDAVHFIYVGMLRDLKGPDLFVDAFAKTERLLGRPLSALMIGDGPDRDRYREMMVERGLGKRIGMLPAMRVHEAFSMAQNLVVPSRAEAMPYIVLEGLGAGKTIIASRVGGIPEVLGADSAALVEAGNSDDLARVMAETLSTPGWHARTMPKPEAVKAVFSSAVMARDVLKLYHELVEPAAGRAMPAAP; encoded by the coding sequence ATGGCAACACACAAGCCCCTCCGCATCCTCCATTGCTTCAGATCGCCGGTCGGCGGGATTTTCCGCCATGTCCGCGATCTCGTCGAGGAGCACAGCAAGGCCGGCCACCAAGTCGGCATCCTCTGCGACAGCTCGACCGGCGGCGAGTACGAGGACAGCCTGTTCGACGATATAAGACCCTATCTTTCGCTCGGCCTGACACGGGTGCCGATCCGGCGTTCGATCAGCCCGTCCGACATTGCGACGATGTGGGATACATACAAGAAAATCAAAAGTTTGCGGCCGGATGTGCTGCACGGACACGGCGCCAAAGGCGGCGTGCTCGCGCGACTTGCCGGCTCAGCGTTGCGGGTGAACAGGTATCGCGTAGCCCGCCTCTATACCGCGCATGGCGGAAGCCTGCATTATTCGCGTTCCTCGCTCAGCGGACAATTCGTCCTCAGGATGGAGCGCCTGCAGGAATATTTCACCGATGCGCTGGTCTTCATCTGCGAATACGAGCGCGACACTTACGCGCGCAAGGTGGGTAAGCCGCGGACGAAGACCAGACTGATCTACAACGGCATCTCCGAGCGCGATTTCGAACCGATCCCCACCCGCTCGGATGCCGTTCACTTCATCTATGTCGGTATGCTCCGGGACCTCAAGGGTCCCGATCTGTTTGTCGATGCCTTCGCCAAGACAGAACGGCTGCTCGGGCGGCCGCTGTCGGCGCTGATGATCGGCGACGGACCGGATCGCGACCGCTACCGCGAGATGATGGTCGAACGCGGCCTCGGCAAGCGCATCGGCATGCTGCCCGCGATGCGGGTCCATGAAGCCTTCTCCATGGCGCAGAACCTCGTCGTTCCCTCGCGCGCCGAAGCCATGCCCTATATCGTGCTCGAGGGGCTCGGCGCCGGCAAGACGATCATCGCCAGCCGTGTCGGCGGCATTCCCGAGGTGCTCGGCGCCGATAGCGCAGCCCTCGTGGAGGCTGGGAATTCCGACGATCTCGCCCGCGTCATGGCGGAAACGCTGAGCACGCCCGGCTGGCACGCCAGGACGATGCCGAAGCCCGAAGCGGTGAAGGCGGTGTTTTCCTCGGCCGTCATGGCGCGCGATGTCCTGAAATTATACCATGAACTCGTCGAGCCCGCCGCCGGCCGAGCAATGCCCGCCGCCCCGTAA
- a CDS encoding DUF2842 domain-containing protein yields the protein MPVRLRKFIGTTLIIVLVLVYALVANTIAVATLGNAPWWGHLLYFLLTGLLWVLPAMVIIKWMAGPRQQ from the coding sequence ATGCCCGTCCGCCTCCGCAAATTCATCGGTACGACCCTCATCATCGTGCTCGTTCTGGTCTATGCGCTGGTGGCGAATACGATCGCGGTGGCGACGCTTGGCAATGCGCCCTGGTGGGGGCACCTGCTCTATTTCCTGCTCACCGGCCTGCTCTGGGTCCTGCCGGCGATGGTGATCATCAAATGGATGGCCGGGCCGCGGCAGCAATAG
- a CDS encoding polysaccharide biosynthesis/export family protein produces MSVVQPKILLALSLAAMTAALGGCTTYKPAPKAFNEATIQPYTLDSGDRLRVTVFDQQSLTNTYTVDQAGYIAFPLIGQVPARGRTLQQLSGQIAQKLQQGYLRDPDVTIDVDRYRSIFLMGEVGQPGQYAYVPGMTVQNAIAVAGGFTSRANQSMVDVTRKINGQVLTGRINISGPIIAGDTIYVRERLF; encoded by the coding sequence ATGTCTGTCGTCCAGCCCAAGATCCTTTTGGCCCTGAGCCTTGCAGCCATGACGGCGGCATTGGGCGGCTGCACGACGTACAAGCCGGCTCCGAAGGCGTTCAACGAGGCGACCATCCAGCCCTATACGCTGGATAGCGGCGACCGGTTGCGCGTTACCGTCTTCGACCAGCAGAGCCTGACCAACACCTATACAGTCGATCAGGCCGGCTATATCGCCTTCCCTCTTATCGGCCAGGTCCCTGCCCGCGGCCGAACCCTGCAGCAATTGTCGGGGCAGATCGCCCAGAAACTGCAGCAGGGCTATCTTCGCGATCCGGATGTCACCATCGATGTCGATCGCTACCGTTCGATCTTCCTCATGGGCGAAGTCGGTCAACCCGGCCAATATGCCTATGTCCCCGGCATGACGGTGCAAAATGCCATTGCGGTCGCCGGCGGCTTTACCAGCCGTGCCAACCAGAGCATGGTCGACGTCACCCGCAAGATCAACGGACAGGTGCTGACCGGCCGCATCAACATATCGGGGCCGATCATCGCCGGCGACACGATCTACGTACGCGAACGGCTCTTCTGA
- a CDS encoding GumC family protein produces MSGVARDQDVDIDLGQLVRAVWARRLRILAITFAGAGVAFTGAKIMSPQYRSETRILIEPRAPAFASTQQVNDAGAGPLMDELNIASQVQLLQSADLLKKVINDLKLYNLPEFDDAANGSAMSSILVKLHLKKNPMENPPEERVIDAFVERLQVYQVPGSRVIGVSFTSKDPKLAAAIPNAMANVYLSTQSGAKLDSNSEATRWLEPEIEGLRRKVSEAEKKVAEYRTSHGLLQTNGTTTFPAQQLNDISAELTRVRGDKANAEARAQAVRNALSSGEASDTLPDIMSSQAIQRLKATESGLQSQISDLQTSLLNNHPRLKSLRAQLADIRTQIRQETKKILTSIENESKVADLRASELEHQSDTVQATSARAGEDEVGLNALEREATAQRQLLETYLVRYREAASRADSNSSPADARIVSKAIEPVDPYFPKVVPIVVVAAVATLILSAIVTMLAELFSGRALRPVDAPLETIEAETFVEGRVVPQAAPVAAAVRKPIRPSMLAIVGDEDEKDATEDTEAAEEPPEDDNEFSVASVADYLTGSGAPLAIAISPTGDNGSAATVLLTRMLADAGRRVILIDMTGSGYPTELMAEDEAAPGVTDLLCGEAAFGDTIHGDRLSDAHLIPQGRSDVRRAMRGVDRLSLLLDALAAAYDLVVVECGSADVAGVSRLTRSRDVEIILSLPEIEETIFVTLMTEFQAAGYERVVLMSGGEAGEQTLGRAA; encoded by the coding sequence ATGTCCGGCGTAGCGCGTGATCAGGATGTGGACATCGACCTCGGCCAGCTGGTTCGCGCCGTCTGGGCGCGGCGGCTCAGGATTCTGGCGATCACCTTTGCGGGAGCGGGCGTCGCCTTTACCGGCGCCAAGATCATGTCGCCGCAATATCGCAGCGAAACGCGCATTCTGATCGAACCCCGCGCGCCGGCCTTCGCCAGCACCCAGCAGGTCAACGACGCTGGCGCCGGCCCGCTGATGGACGAGCTGAATATCGCCAGCCAGGTGCAGCTGCTGCAATCGGCCGATCTCCTCAAGAAGGTGATCAACGACCTGAAGCTCTACAACCTGCCGGAATTCGACGATGCCGCCAACGGCTCGGCGATGAGCAGCATCCTGGTCAAGCTGCACCTGAAGAAGAACCCGATGGAGAACCCGCCGGAAGAGCGGGTGATCGACGCCTTCGTCGAGCGCCTGCAGGTCTATCAGGTGCCGGGTTCGCGCGTCATCGGCGTCAGCTTCACCTCGAAGGACCCGAAGCTCGCCGCCGCCATTCCGAACGCCATGGCCAATGTCTATCTTTCGACCCAGAGCGGCGCCAAGCTCGATTCCAATTCGGAAGCGACACGCTGGCTGGAGCCGGAGATCGAGGGCCTGCGCCGCAAGGTCAGCGAAGCCGAGAAGAAGGTCGCCGAATACCGCACCTCGCACGGGCTCTTACAGACCAACGGCACGACCACCTTTCCGGCCCAGCAGCTGAACGACATCTCCGCCGAGCTGACCCGCGTGCGCGGCGACAAGGCCAATGCCGAGGCGAGGGCGCAGGCAGTGCGCAATGCGCTGTCTTCGGGTGAGGCTTCCGACACGCTGCCCGACATCATGTCGTCCCAGGCGATCCAGCGGCTGAAAGCGACGGAATCCGGCCTGCAGTCGCAAATATCGGATCTGCAGACCAGCCTTCTCAACAATCATCCGCGGCTGAAAAGCCTGCGCGCCCAGCTCGCCGATATCCGCACTCAGATCCGCCAGGAAACCAAAAAAATCCTGACGAGCATCGAGAACGAATCCAAGGTTGCGGATCTGCGGGCGAGCGAGCTTGAGCACCAGTCGGACACGGTGCAGGCCACCAGCGCTCGTGCCGGGGAGGACGAGGTCGGTCTCAACGCGCTGGAGCGCGAGGCCACCGCCCAGCGTCAGCTGCTCGAAACCTATCTGGTGCGCTACCGCGAGGCCGCCTCCCGCGCCGACAGCAATTCGAGCCCGGCCGATGCCCGTATCGTTTCCAAGGCCATCGAGCCGGTCGATCCCTACTTCCCGAAGGTAGTGCCGATCGTCGTCGTCGCTGCCGTCGCCACTTTGATCCTGAGTGCCATTGTCACCATGCTGGCCGAACTCTTCAGCGGCCGGGCGCTCCGTCCCGTCGATGCGCCCCTTGAGACGATCGAGGCGGAAACATTCGTTGAGGGGAGGGTTGTCCCGCAGGCCGCTCCGGTTGCCGCGGCCGTCAGAAAGCCCATCCGGCCGAGTATGCTCGCCATTGTCGGCGATGAAGACGAAAAGGACGCGACCGAAGACACCGAGGCCGCCGAGGAGCCGCCGGAGGACGACAATGAATTCTCCGTCGCTTCCGTTGCTGATTATCTCACGGGCAGCGGTGCGCCGCTGGCAATCGCAATATCTCCGACCGGTGACAATGGCTCGGCGGCGACGGTCCTGCTGACCCGCATGCTGGCCGACGCCGGCCGCCGCGTCATTCTGATCGATATGACCGGTTCCGGTTACCCCACGGAACTGATGGCCGAGGACGAGGCTGCTCCCGGCGTCACCGATCTGCTGTGCGGCGAGGCCGCCTTCGGCGACACGATCCATGGCGACCGCCTTTCCGACGCCCACCTGATCCCTCAGGGCCGGAGCGACGTGCGCCGCGCCATGCGCGGTGTCGACCGGCTGTCGCTGCTGCTCGATGCACTTGCCGCCGCCTACGACCTCGTGGTGGTCGAATGCGGTTCGGCCGATGTCGCCGGCGTCTCGCGGCTGACGCGCAGCCGCGATGTCGAGATCATCCTCTCCCTGCCGGAGATCGAGGAGACGATCTTCGTGACCCTGATGACGGAATTCCAGGCCGCGGGCTACGAGCGCGTCGTGCTGATGTCGGGCGGAGAAGCGGGCGAGCAGACGCTCGGCCGGGCTGCCTAA
- a CDS encoding carbohydrate ABC transporter permease, with amino-acid sequence MKRSALDGTQQTNFIYLLPGLLLYGAFVFGPIVAALGLSLTSWDGLTMPRWVGLGNYADLFSDSRFYIALRNNAELMIFYCVLPLVLGITLAACVWNLKQREQLALRTFLFLPYIMPTAVLGIIWAWLYNPAFGPFNQFLRAVGLGRFALPWLGDFNFVLPAVGIVATWYFFGFCMVIFLTGIQRIDPSLFDAAKVDGASPRKTFFWITLPLLMPEIRVVLLLTVIASIKSFDLIFTMTRGGPANATLVPNIYMYQLGFELNRFGAAAAIAIVGALLTFAINFAIHRLVGSRSKGLA; translated from the coding sequence ATGAAACGCTCCGCACTGGATGGAACGCAACAGACCAATTTCATCTATTTATTGCCTGGATTGCTGCTCTATGGGGCGTTTGTCTTTGGGCCGATCGTCGCGGCTTTGGGTTTGAGCCTGACCAGTTGGGACGGCCTGACCATGCCCAGATGGGTTGGGCTCGGCAATTACGCCGATCTCTTTTCCGACAGCCGTTTTTACATTGCCTTGCGCAACAACGCCGAGCTCATGATCTTCTACTGCGTTCTGCCGCTCGTGCTCGGTATAACGCTTGCCGCCTGCGTGTGGAATTTGAAGCAGCGCGAGCAACTCGCCCTCAGAACCTTCCTGTTCCTGCCTTACATCATGCCGACTGCCGTGTTGGGCATCATCTGGGCATGGCTCTACAATCCTGCATTCGGCCCGTTCAATCAGTTTCTGCGAGCGGTGGGATTGGGCAGGTTCGCATTGCCCTGGCTCGGAGATTTCAATTTTGTGCTTCCTGCGGTCGGGATCGTTGCCACCTGGTATTTCTTCGGTTTTTGCATGGTGATCTTCCTCACCGGAATCCAGCGCATCGACCCGTCTCTTTTCGACGCCGCCAAGGTCGACGGCGCGTCGCCGCGAAAGACCTTTTTCTGGATAACGCTGCCGCTTCTCATGCCGGAGATCAGGGTGGTTTTGCTTCTGACGGTCATTGCCTCGATCAAAAGCTTCGACCTGATTTTCACGATGACCCGCGGTGGACCCGCCAACGCAACGCTGGTGCCGAATATCTACATGTATCAGCTCGGCTTCGAGCTCAATCGCTTCGGCGCCGCAGCCGCCATCGCCATTGTCGGCGCCTTGCTGACATTCGCAATCAATTTCGCAATTCACCGGCTGGTGGGCTCCAGAAGCAAAGGATTGGCTTGA
- a CDS encoding undecaprenyl-phosphate glucose phosphotransferase, translated as MNKLEKGDQFDVEALRRQVSDIEARGDAGQEKPSDPTEINPYARQIAEQFRDGTNSPVIIIGQLRLLEFLALFAIALIAHYFWPGDGNDSALVRTVMAAIASALTVIGLQLADSYTIPALRAKLRLIPRILASWTIALFLTVGLFALVRGSTWAMVVDAYMPWFAAGALFLTAERFLVAYGIRNWARNGIMERRAVIVGGGEPAKELIRILEQQDDNDIRICGIFDDRGEKRSPIMVAGYPKLGTVAELVEFVRLTRIDMLIIALPLSAEARIYDLLKKLWVLPVDIRLAAHANRLRFRPRAYSHVGSVPMLDIFKKPIRDWDSVAKRGFDIFFTLVALALLWPLMVATAIAIKATSEGPVFFMQKRHGFNNEIINVFKFRSMYTNMADPTGKAAVTKGDPRVTRVGRFIRKTSIDELPQLFNVLRGELSLVGPRPHAVLAQARDRAFGDVVEGYFARHRVKPGVTGWAQINGWRGEVDNDEKIKFRTAYDLYYIENWSLWFDLKILFLTPIRLLNTENAY; from the coding sequence ATGAACAAGCTGGAAAAAGGCGATCAATTCGACGTGGAAGCTCTGCGCAGGCAGGTCTCCGACATCGAGGCGCGCGGCGACGCGGGTCAGGAAAAACCGTCCGACCCGACCGAAATCAATCCCTATGCCCGGCAGATCGCCGAACAGTTCCGCGACGGAACCAATTCGCCCGTGATCATCATCGGGCAATTGCGGCTGCTGGAATTCCTGGCGCTCTTCGCGATCGCCCTGATCGCCCATTATTTCTGGCCCGGCGACGGCAATGATTCAGCCCTGGTGCGGACGGTCATGGCGGCGATTGCCTCGGCCTTGACAGTCATCGGCCTGCAGCTTGCCGACAGCTACACCATTCCGGCACTTCGGGCCAAGCTGCGATTGATCCCGCGCATTCTGGCGTCGTGGACGATCGCACTTTTTCTGACCGTCGGCCTGTTCGCTCTCGTTCGCGGCAGCACATGGGCGATGGTCGTCGACGCTTATATGCCCTGGTTCGCGGCTGGCGCGCTCTTCCTTACGGCCGAGCGTTTCCTCGTCGCCTACGGCATCCGCAACTGGGCGCGCAACGGCATCATGGAGCGCCGCGCCGTCATCGTCGGCGGCGGCGAGCCGGCCAAGGAGCTGATCCGCATCCTCGAACAGCAGGATGACAACGACATCCGCATCTGCGGCATCTTCGACGACCGCGGCGAAAAGCGCTCGCCGATCATGGTTGCCGGTTATCCCAAACTCGGCACCGTGGCCGAACTGGTCGAATTCGTGCGGCTGACGCGCATCGACATGCTGATCATCGCTCTGCCGCTGTCGGCCGAAGCGCGCATCTACGACCTTTTGAAGAAGCTCTGGGTGCTGCCGGTCGATATCCGCCTTGCCGCCCATGCCAACCGGCTCCGCTTCCGGCCGCGCGCCTATTCGCATGTCGGCTCGGTGCCGATGCTCGACATTTTCAAGAAGCCGATCCGCGACTGGGATTCCGTCGCCAAGCGCGGCTTCGACATATTCTTCACGCTCGTCGCCCTGGCGCTGCTCTGGCCGCTGATGGTCGCGACCGCCATCGCCATCAAGGCGACCTCCGAAGGCCCTGTTTTCTTCATGCAGAAGCGCCACGGCTTCAACAACGAAATCATCAACGTCTTCAAGTTCCGCTCGATGTACACCAACATGGCCGACCCCACGGGCAAGGCCGCGGTGACCAAGGGCGATCCGCGCGTCACCCGCGTCGGCCGCTTCATCCGCAAAACCTCGATCGACGAACTGCCCCAGCTTTTCAACGTGCTGCGGGGCGAGCTCTCGCTGGTCGGCCCGCGCCCGCATGCCGTTCTCGCCCAGGCCCGCGACCGCGCCTTCGGCGATGTCGTCGAGGGTTATTTCGCCCGCCACCGCGTCAAGCCCGGCGTCACCGGTTGGGCGCAGATAAACGGCTGGCGCGGCGAAGTGGACAATGACGAGAAGATCAAGTTCCGCACCGCCTACGACCTCTATTACATCGAGAACTGGTCGCTCTGGTTCGATCTCAAGATCCTGTTCCTGACACCGATCCGGCTGCTCAACACGGAAAACGCCTATTGA
- a CDS encoding O-antigen ligase family protein, with translation MSAIEATYPRVAQPQRMTLRLIGSAFVAFGVFLSGFVIDEPAPYELWMAGLIGLWFILGLRISRGVAPLLALLLTFNIGGMLSLTQMKDLATGPMYIAVSTFLALTAVFYAAIIEDSHKRLPLIFNAWTFAAVATSALGILGYFHAFPGAEIFTLYDRAKGAFQDPNVFGPFLVPPSLYLVHGILVGDLKRSPLKAVALLVLALGIFLSFSRAAWGLFALGVALLIFIMLLKERSGAFRLRVLVLSLAAIIMLVGSLLVALQIPKVAELFSARAQLVQQYDGEHLGRFERHRIGFTMMMERPLGIGPLVFGTMFPEDEHNIWLKSLTTYGWLGFVTYVGMLVWTLALGFRYLLLDRPWQPFLMIAWISVLGHATIGNVIDIDHWRHVYLLLGTVWGCAALEVRHKRQRRLGRTP, from the coding sequence TTGAGCGCGATCGAGGCGACATATCCCCGTGTCGCCCAGCCGCAGCGGATGACGCTGCGCCTGATCGGCTCGGCCTTCGTCGCCTTCGGCGTTTTCCTCTCCGGTTTCGTGATCGACGAGCCGGCGCCCTACGAACTCTGGATGGCCGGGCTGATCGGCCTCTGGTTCATCCTGGGTCTCAGGATTTCGCGCGGCGTGGCACCGCTGCTTGCGCTGCTGCTCACCTTCAACATCGGCGGCATGCTATCGCTGACGCAGATGAAGGATCTGGCGACCGGGCCGATGTATATCGCGGTCTCGACCTTCCTGGCGCTGACGGCGGTCTTCTACGCGGCGATTATCGAGGACAGCCACAAGCGGCTGCCGCTGATCTTCAACGCCTGGACCTTCGCCGCCGTCGCCACCTCCGCGCTCGGCATACTCGGTTATTTCCACGCCTTTCCCGGCGCGGAGATCTTCACGCTCTATGACCGCGCCAAGGGCGCCTTTCAGGACCCGAACGTCTTCGGCCCGTTCCTGGTGCCGCCGTCGCTCTATCTCGTCCACGGCATCCTGGTCGGCGACCTGAAAAGATCGCCGCTGAAGGCTGTCGCCCTGCTGGTGCTTGCGCTCGGCATCTTCCTGTCTTTTTCCCGCGCCGCCTGGGGGCTCTTCGCGCTCGGCGTGGCGCTCCTGATCTTCATCATGCTGCTCAAGGAGCGTAGCGGCGCCTTTCGCCTCAGGGTGCTGGTCCTGTCGCTGGCGGCGATCATCATGCTGGTCGGCTCACTGCTGGTGGCGCTGCAGATCCCGAAAGTCGCCGAACTGTTTTCGGCGCGCGCCCAGCTGGTGCAGCAATATGACGGCGAGCATCTCGGCCGCTTCGAGCGTCACCGGATCGGCTTCACCATGATGATGGAGCGGCCGCTCGGCATCGGGCCATTGGTGTTCGGCACGATGTTTCCCGAGGACGAGCACAATATCTGGCTGAAATCACTGACCACCTATGGCTGGCTCGGCTTCGTCACCTATGTCGGCATGCTTGTCTGGACGCTGGCGCTCGGCTTCCGATACCTGCTGCTCGACCGGCCGTGGCAGCCCTTCCTGATGATCGCCTGGATCTCGGTTCTCGGCCACGCCACCATCGGCAACGTCATCGATATCGATCACTGGCGCCATGTCTATCTGCTGCTCGGCACTGTCTGGGGGTGCGCCGCGCTCGAGGTGCGCCACAAGCGTCAAAGACGGCTCGGGCGCACGCCGTAA
- a CDS encoding carbohydrate ABC transporter permease, producing MSRSSNIPAALFLRIVLWLLAFVTITPFLLLLLTSIKSKADVLKGAFALPAYPHFENYVDAWNAGHFNIYFWNSIVVVIPVVAASVFLGLLTGFAFAYLSFPLRRTLFAILTLGMMVPAEAFIIPLYYEMRYLGLINTYAALIIPQIAMSIPFSTIFLASAMQQLPEEVLEAAVLDGAGRFYILRKIVIPLMIPAMSTLALFLFIWTWNEFLIPFILVNDDAYRTLPLGMLFFQGRYTVNTPVLTAGAVIVIFPLILTYLVFQRRFIAGLTAGATK from the coding sequence ATGAGCCGTTCGTCCAATATTCCCGCCGCGCTGTTCCTTCGCATTGTCCTCTGGCTCCTGGCCTTCGTAACGATCACCCCGTTCCTGCTGCTGTTGCTGACCTCGATAAAGAGCAAGGCCGACGTGCTGAAAGGCGCATTCGCCCTTCCGGCCTATCCGCATTTCGAAAATTACGTCGATGCCTGGAATGCCGGGCACTTCAACATTTACTTCTGGAATTCGATCGTCGTCGTCATACCCGTCGTTGCCGCAAGCGTCTTTCTGGGCCTGCTGACCGGTTTTGCCTTCGCCTACCTGTCGTTTCCGCTGCGGCGCACGCTGTTCGCGATCCTGACGCTCGGCATGATGGTGCCGGCGGAGGCCTTCATCATCCCGCTTTATTATGAAATGCGCTACCTTGGGCTGATCAATACCTATGCGGCTCTCATCATCCCGCAGATCGCGATGTCGATACCCTTCTCCACGATCTTTCTCGCTAGCGCGATGCAGCAATTACCGGAGGAGGTTCTCGAAGCGGCGGTCCTCGACGGCGCCGGACGCTTCTATATCCTGCGCAAGATCGTTATTCCGCTGATGATACCGGCAATGTCGACGCTGGCGCTGTTCTTGTTCATCTGGACCTGGAACGAGTTTCTCATTCCGTTCATTCTGGTCAATGACGACGCCTATCGGACGCTGCCGCTCGGCATGCTGTTTTTCCAGGGGCGTTATACCGTCAACACGCCGGTTCTGACCGCCGGCGCGGTGATCGTCATTTTCCCGCTCATTCTGACCTATCTGGTATTCCAGCGGCGGTTCATCGCCGGCTTGACGGCCGGCGCGACGAAATAG
- a CDS encoding GNAT family N-acetyltransferase has translation MQTQKLDVHEQPSEDVALAQTAISRLRQLSMKLAMAEVDIGVFDAMQPLEDDWRALERDNLQSLHQSYDWCAAWVSAFQRPLAILKGSYAGQTAFILPVEIVKSRGLAVAKFIAADHSNINTGLFSESFAESGGSIDAGKFAGQLQQALKGRADLLLLQNIPLEWRGRQTPLTGLPMVQNQNHAYQLPFFPAFEETLKQLNAKNRRKKFRVQSKRLEAAGGFEYLIPEASEEQHRLLDIFFRLKSARFASLGLPDVFADQETQAFLHALIDKRDGGRRYFGLQMHALRLKGENEGRIAAISGISRKGDHIICQFGAIDEELVPDTSPGEFLYWQTISGLHGKGVELFDFGLGDQTYKRSWAPVETAHYDVVLPVSPFGIVAGTAHRIVTRGKAYIKARPKLYKFTQSIRARLG, from the coding sequence GTGCAGACGCAAAAGCTCGATGTTCATGAACAGCCGTCGGAAGACGTGGCGCTGGCCCAGACGGCCATTTCGCGCCTGCGTCAGCTGAGCATGAAACTCGCCATGGCCGAAGTCGATATCGGCGTTTTCGACGCGATGCAGCCGTTGGAGGACGACTGGCGGGCGCTGGAGCGCGACAATCTCCAATCGCTGCATCAGAGCTATGACTGGTGCGCCGCATGGGTCAGCGCCTTTCAGCGGCCGCTGGCGATCCTCAAAGGCAGCTATGCCGGCCAGACCGCCTTCATTCTGCCGGTCGAAATCGTCAAGTCGCGGGGGCTTGCCGTGGCGAAGTTCATCGCCGCCGATCACAGCAATATCAATACCGGCCTGTTTTCCGAGAGCTTTGCCGAATCCGGCGGCAGCATCGATGCCGGCAAGTTCGCCGGCCAGCTTCAGCAGGCGCTCAAAGGCCGGGCCGATCTGCTGCTCTTGCAGAATATTCCGCTGGAATGGCGCGGGCGACAGACCCCGCTCACCGGGCTGCCGATGGTGCAGAACCAGAATCATGCCTATCAGTTGCCGTTCTTTCCCGCCTTCGAGGAGACGCTGAAGCAACTCAACGCCAAAAACCGGCGCAAGAAATTCCGCGTTCAATCGAAACGTCTTGAGGCGGCCGGCGGCTTCGAATATCTTATCCCCGAGGCATCGGAAGAGCAGCACCGTCTGCTCGATATCTTCTTCCGGCTGAAGAGCGCCCGTTTCGCCAGCCTCGGCCTGCCCGACGTCTTCGCGGATCAGGAAACGCAAGCCTTCCTGCACGCTCTCATCGACAAGCGGGATGGCGGCAGGCGATATTTCGGGCTGCAGATGCATGCGCTGCGGCTCAAGGGCGAGAATGAGGGCCGGATCGCCGCGATTTCAGGGATTTCGCGCAAGGGCGACCACATCATCTGTCAGTTCGGCGCGATCGATGAAGAGCTGGTGCCGGATACCAGCCCCGGCGAATTCCTCTACTGGCAAACCATCTCGGGATTGCATGGCAAAGGCGTTGAGCTGTTCGATTTCGGTCTCGGCGATCAGACGTACAAACGTTCCTGGGCGCCTGTGGAAACCGCGCATTACGACGTGGTGCTGCCGGTCTCGCCGTTTGGCATTGTCGCCGGCACCGCGCACCGGATCGTCACCCGCGGCAAGGCATATATCAAGGCCCGTCCGAAGCTTTATAAATTCACGCAGAGCATCCGAGCACGGCTCGGCTAA